The Actinomycetota bacterium genome has a segment encoding these proteins:
- a CDS encoding alpha/beta hydrolase gives MASTRDEAPPNLGLFLSDLPRAVGDFGMFVAAGPLLRRAPRGDGHPVLVLPGLMAADTSTRPLRRYLRSLGYHVHGWRLGRNIGPTLEAVEGMGARLDDLRERHERKISIVGWSLGGIYAREIAHRRPDDVRQVITLGSPIRMQHQSQSRATRTYQRFSRRHVEGLGRRVNDGPHRTVSVPATSIYSKLDGIVSWRACLDDVGPLSENVAVLGSHVGLGHNPAALWVIADRLAQPEGSWRPFTPPRGARRLFPRPAG, from the coding sequence ATGGCATCGACACGCGACGAAGCGCCGCCGAACTTAGGTCTGTTCCTCTCAGATCTCCCTCGAGCCGTCGGGGACTTCGGCATGTTCGTGGCGGCGGGTCCCTTGCTCCGCCGAGCGCCCCGCGGCGACGGACACCCCGTCCTGGTGCTGCCCGGATTGATGGCGGCCGACACATCGACGCGCCCACTGCGCCGCTACCTGCGATCACTCGGCTACCACGTTCACGGGTGGCGACTGGGTCGCAACATCGGACCGACGCTCGAGGCGGTCGAGGGGATGGGCGCGCGGCTCGATGATCTGCGCGAACGCCACGAACGCAAGATCAGTATCGTCGGGTGGAGTCTCGGCGGGATCTACGCACGAGAGATCGCGCACCGCCGGCCCGACGATGTGCGACAGGTGATCACCCTCGGGAGCCCGATCCGGATGCAGCACCAAAGCCAAAGCAGGGCGACCCGCACGTATCAGCGCTTCTCGCGACGGCACGTGGAGGGTCTCGGCCGGCGAGTTAACGACGGTCCTCATCGAACGGTTTCCGTCCCGGCGACCTCGATCTACTCGAAGCTCGACGGCATCGTCTCGTGGCGCGCCTGTCTCGACGACGTGGGTCCGCTGAGCGAGAACGTCGCCGTCCTCGGGAGCCACGTCGGGCTCGGCCACAACCCCGCAGCGCTGTGGGTGATCGCCGACCGGC